One Myxococcota bacterium genomic window, GGCACTGACTCGCGGATCACGCGCTCGGTTCCGGCCGCTGGCGCGGCGGTTGCACCAGGGTGACTCATGATTCCGATCAGCTTCGACGCCCGGATCTCCGACGACGAGAGACGGCAGCGGCTGTACGCCGGCGAGATCTTCATCTATTCGCCCACGCCCGCGGGCAAGGCGCTGTGCGAGCTGGCGCGCGAGATGTGCGCCGCCGCGTTCCGCCCGCTCGACGCGCGCACGGCCCAGCACGACATGCCGGTCGAGACCTACGCGGCGAAGCTCGCCGAATTGAAGCCCGCCTTCATCCACCATCCGGAATCGAAGCGACTGATTCGCGAGCTGCTCACGGCCTTCGGCTGCGACCCGAAGGAGACCTACTTCGACGTGCCGCGGCTGCGCACGTCGACCTCGAGCGGATATCTCACCACCGGCATCGCCTACGCCTTCCACCCGCATCGCGATACCTGGTACTCCGCGCCGCCCTGCCAGCTCAACTGGTGGCTGCCCGTGCACGACATCGGGCCGCGCGACGGCCTGGCCTTCCACCCCGGTTACTGGAGCCGCGGCGTGCGCAACGGCTCGAGCCGGTACAACTACGCCGAGTGGAACCGCACCAGCCGCAAGATCGCCGCGGCGCAGATCGGCGAAGACACGCGCGACCAGCCCAAGCCCGAGGAGCCCATGGACGTGGAGTCCGAGTTCCGGCCGCTGTGCGCGGGCGGCGGGCTGATCCTGTTCTCCGGGGCCCAGATGCACTCGTCGGTCCCGAACACGTCGGGCAAGACCCGGCTCAGCATCGA contains:
- a CDS encoding phytanoyl-CoA dioxygenase family protein is translated as MIPISFDARISDDERRQRLYAGEIFIYSPTPAGKALCELAREMCAAAFRPLDARTAQHDMPVETYAAKLAELKPAFIHHPESKRLIRELLTAFGCDPKETYFDVPRLRTSTSSGYLTTGIAYAFHPHRDTWYSAPPCQLNWWLPVHDIGPRDGLAFHPGYWSRGVRNGSSRYNYAEWNRTSRKIAAAQIGEDTRDQPKPEEPMDVESEFRPLCAGGGLILFSGAQMHSSVPNTSGKTRLSI